From Macaca mulatta isolate MMU2019108-1 chromosome 1, T2T-MMU8v2.0, whole genome shotgun sequence, the proteins below share one genomic window:
- the DEGS1 gene encoding sphingolipid delta(4)-desaturase DES1 isoform X1 — MGALSSPSSPSSGAGRAKYPEIKSLMKPDPNLIWIIIMMFLTQLAAFYIVKDLDWKWVIFGAYVFGSCINHSMTLAIHEISHNAAFGNCKAMWNRWFGMFANLPIGVPYSISFKRYHMDHHRYLGADGVDVDIPTDFEGWFFCTTFRKFIWVILQPLFYAFRPLFINPKPITYLEVINIVAQVTFDILIYYFLGIKSLVYMLAASLLGLGLHPISGHFIAEHYMFLKGHETYSYYGPLNLFTFNVGYHNEHHDFPNIPGKSLPLVRKIAAEYYDNLPHYNSWIKVLYDFVMDDTISPYSRMKRHQKGEMVLE; from the exons CAAAGTATCCAGAGATAAAGTCCTTGATGAAACCTGATCCCAATTTGATATGGATTATAATTATGATGTTTCTCACCCAGTTGGCTGCATTTTACATAGTAAAAGACTTGGACTGGAAATGGGTCATATTTGGGGCCTATGTGTTTGGCAGTTGCATTAACCACTCAATGACTCTGGCTATTCATGAGATTTCCCACAATGCTGCCTTTGGCAACTGCAAAGCAATGTGGAATCGCTGGTTTGGAATGTTTGCTAATCTTCCTATTGGGGTTCCATATTCAATTTCCTTTAAGAGATATCACATGGATCATCACCGGTACCTTGGAGCTGATGGTGTCGATGTAGATATTCCTACCGATTTTGAGGGCTGGTTCTTCTGTACCACTTTCAGAAAGTTTATATGGGTTATTCTTCAGCCTCTCTTCTATGCCTTTCGACCTCTATTCATCAACCCCAAACCAATTACTTATTTGGAAGTTATCAATATCGTGGCCCAGGTCacatttgacattttaatttattactttttggGAATTAAATCCTTAGTCTACATGTTGGCAGCATCTTTACTTGGCCTGGGTTTGCACCCgatttctggacattttatagcTGAGCATTACATGTTCTTAAAGGGTCACGAAACTTACTCATATTATGGGCCTCTGAATTTATTTACCTTCAATGTAGGTTATCATAATGAACATCATGACTTCCCCAACATTCCTGGAAAAAGCCTTCCACTG gtGAGGAAAATAGCAGCTGAATACTATGACAACCTCCCCCACTACAATTCCTGGATAAAAGTACTGTATGATTTTGTGATGGATGATACAATAAGTCCCTACTCAAGAATGAAGAGGCACCAAAAAGGAGAGATGGTGCTGGAGTAG
- the DEGS1 gene encoding sphingolipid delta(4)-desaturase DES1, giving the protein MGSRVSREDFEWVYTDQPHADRRREILAKYPEIKSLMKPDPNLIWIIIMMFLTQLAAFYIVKDLDWKWVIFGAYVFGSCINHSMTLAIHEISHNAAFGNCKAMWNRWFGMFANLPIGVPYSISFKRYHMDHHRYLGADGVDVDIPTDFEGWFFCTTFRKFIWVILQPLFYAFRPLFINPKPITYLEVINIVAQVTFDILIYYFLGIKSLVYMLAASLLGLGLHPISGHFIAEHYMFLKGHETYSYYGPLNLFTFNVGYHNEHHDFPNIPGKSLPLVRKIAAEYYDNLPHYNSWIKVLYDFVMDDTISPYSRMKRHQKGEMVLE; this is encoded by the exons CAAAGTATCCAGAGATAAAGTCCTTGATGAAACCTGATCCCAATTTGATATGGATTATAATTATGATGTTTCTCACCCAGTTGGCTGCATTTTACATAGTAAAAGACTTGGACTGGAAATGGGTCATATTTGGGGCCTATGTGTTTGGCAGTTGCATTAACCACTCAATGACTCTGGCTATTCATGAGATTTCCCACAATGCTGCCTTTGGCAACTGCAAAGCAATGTGGAATCGCTGGTTTGGAATGTTTGCTAATCTTCCTATTGGGGTTCCATATTCAATTTCCTTTAAGAGATATCACATGGATCATCACCGGTACCTTGGAGCTGATGGTGTCGATGTAGATATTCCTACCGATTTTGAGGGCTGGTTCTTCTGTACCACTTTCAGAAAGTTTATATGGGTTATTCTTCAGCCTCTCTTCTATGCCTTTCGACCTCTATTCATCAACCCCAAACCAATTACTTATTTGGAAGTTATCAATATCGTGGCCCAGGTCacatttgacattttaatttattactttttggGAATTAAATCCTTAGTCTACATGTTGGCAGCATCTTTACTTGGCCTGGGTTTGCACCCgatttctggacattttatagcTGAGCATTACATGTTCTTAAAGGGTCACGAAACTTACTCATATTATGGGCCTCTGAATTTATTTACCTTCAATGTAGGTTATCATAATGAACATCATGACTTCCCCAACATTCCTGGAAAAAGCCTTCCACTG gtGAGGAAAATAGCAGCTGAATACTATGACAACCTCCCCCACTACAATTCCTGGATAAAAGTACTGTATGATTTTGTGATGGATGATACAATAAGTCCCTACTCAAGAATGAAGAGGCACCAAAAAGGAGAGATGGTGCTGGAGTAG
- the DEGS1 gene encoding sphingolipid delta(4)-desaturase DES1 isoform X2: MGSRVSREDFEWVYTDQPHADRRREILAKYPEIKSLMKPDPNLIWIIIMMFLTQLAAFYIVKDLDWKWVIFGAYVFGSCINHSMTLAIHEISHNAAFGNCKAMWNRWFGMFANLPIGVPYSISFKRYHMDHHRYLGADGVDVDIPTDFEGWFFCTTFRKFIWVILQPLFYAFRPLFINPKPITYLEVINIVAQVTFDILIYYFLGIKSLVYMLAASLLGLGLHPISGHFIAEHYMFLKGHETYSYYGPLNLFTFNVGYHNEHHDFPNIPGKSLPLRWGFLDGCSGSHL; the protein is encoded by the exons CAAAGTATCCAGAGATAAAGTCCTTGATGAAACCTGATCCCAATTTGATATGGATTATAATTATGATGTTTCTCACCCAGTTGGCTGCATTTTACATAGTAAAAGACTTGGACTGGAAATGGGTCATATTTGGGGCCTATGTGTTTGGCAGTTGCATTAACCACTCAATGACTCTGGCTATTCATGAGATTTCCCACAATGCTGCCTTTGGCAACTGCAAAGCAATGTGGAATCGCTGGTTTGGAATGTTTGCTAATCTTCCTATTGGGGTTCCATATTCAATTTCCTTTAAGAGATATCACATGGATCATCACCGGTACCTTGGAGCTGATGGTGTCGATGTAGATATTCCTACCGATTTTGAGGGCTGGTTCTTCTGTACCACTTTCAGAAAGTTTATATGGGTTATTCTTCAGCCTCTCTTCTATGCCTTTCGACCTCTATTCATCAACCCCAAACCAATTACTTATTTGGAAGTTATCAATATCGTGGCCCAGGTCacatttgacattttaatttattactttttggGAATTAAATCCTTAGTCTACATGTTGGCAGCATCTTTACTTGGCCTGGGTTTGCACCCgatttctggacattttatagcTGAGCATTACATGTTCTTAAAGGGTCACGAAACTTACTCATATTATGGGCCTCTGAATTTATTTACCTTCAATGTAGGTTATCATAATGAACATCATGACTTCCCCAACATTCCTGGAAAAAGCCTTCCACTG agatggggtttcctggatgggtgcagtggctcacacctgtaa